In Megalobrama amblycephala isolate DHTTF-2021 linkage group LG9, ASM1881202v1, whole genome shotgun sequence, the sequence GACACAATGAGCATGTAAATGACCAATGAAATATAGAACATTACTGCTTCCTAATAgatttttgcacttttttggTAGAGCTCTTGCTCTAACACCTACTCCACGCCCCCATTTTTGTTCATTGTTCCCCTTTTTCCATTTCTGCCTCTACAGGTTCCCAGATGAAGAGCCCAGAGAAAAAGAAGAGGAAATCCAATGCTCAGGTTAGTTTTTGAATATTTGGTTTTAATgcgttttattttatatgtagccTCAGTTTGTTGTGACATTTGCAGTGTTATTAGTCTTTTAGTTGTCTGACTTCTTCAAGCTGAATATTAACAAGAATTGCATTTAATGACTGTTagtgcattaaaaatattaacaatgtattaattgaataaaatatgagaaattAAGTGATTTAGTGTCACCAACTCATTTTCACTCATTTGTATGTCCTGTTAGGGGGCGGCGTTCTCCCACCTCTCTGAGTTTGCTCCCCCTCCTACTCCAATGGTTGATCACCTGGTGGCCTCTAACCCTTTCGATGATGACTTTGGTCCACCATCGCGATCTGGAGGAGGGGGTGGTCCGGGTGGTGCCTCTTTTCTACCCAGCCCAGGGGCTGGTGGAGGTGGTTATGGTGGTCCCGGTCGAATGGGAGGAGGTATGGGATTCATGGGTGGCCCTGGAGGACCTGGAGGTGGACAGCCTGGTCGGCGACCCCCATTTGGTCCACCAACGCCAAATGCTGGACCACATCACCCTCTTGGATTTGGGGGCATGACAGGCTTTGGAGGTGGTGGAGGCGGAGGAGGTGGTGGAGGAGGATTTCCACCAGGAGGCCCATCCCAATTTAATATGCCACCCAATTTTAGCCCTCCCATGCACCCTGGACAGGGCTTCAACCCGATGCTGTCACCTGGAGGAATGGGTGGCGGTCCAGGAGGTGGAGGAGGTCCACCTCATCCAAGGTTTGGGATGCCTCAGCAACAGCCTCCACATGGACAAGGTGGCCATCCCTTCAACAGCCCACCCTTACCTGGCGGCCCTGGCCCTCGAGGGCCCCCGCACGGCCCTATGAACCCTATGGGGGGAATGGGAGGTGGAATGAACATGATGGGAATGGGTGGTGGAGGTGGTGGGGGTAATATGGTGGGTGGACACCCTGGTATGCCTCCGCAAGGACAGTTCCCTCCTCCACAAGATGGCCCGTACCCTGGATCAAGTCCTCCTGTTGGTGAAGAGGGAAAGAACTTTGGTGGTGGTCCACCTGTTCCCTCTCAACAGCAACCACCTAACCTTAACCCCTCCGGTCCTCCGTCCAACAATGCCACCCCTGGTCCATCTCCAGCCCCTGGACCTCCACAGCCTGGAGGAGGTTTCCCAGGTCATCCAGATGTCCCACAACCCAATCCCAACACTCCAGGACAACCCCAGTCGGCTCCTCAACCCCCCAATCCCAACTCGTCCCCCACAGGCCCACTTAACGGTCCCCAGCCTCAACAAGCGCCAACCAATCAGCATCCTCCACCCAACTCCACTGGCGGTCCCGGCTCCAATACTCCATCCAACCAGCAACAACCAACGCCACCAAACTCTGCTCCAGGGTCAGCATCCTACAACCAGCAGAACAACACTCCTGGAGGTCCATTGCCAAACCAGCCACCCAACTCCAACCAGAACAACCTTAACAACAGCAGTGGTGGGAACACCCCAGGTAGCAACCCCAATCCTCCATCCAACTCCAACTCTACGCCCAACACCCAGTCCCCACTTCCCAGTGGACCCGCTCCACCATCTGCTGGCCCAGGCTCCGGTCCCCCAAAGCTAGGTGGAGGCATGGTGTTCCCTTGTGGCCTCTGCTTGTCAGAAGTGCATGATGACCAAGAGGCCATCTTGTGTGAGGCCTCTTGTCAACGATGGTTCCATAGAGACTGCACGGGGCTAACTGAGCCAGCATATGGGCTGCTAACCAGGGAGAGTGCCGCGGTGTGGGCCTGCGACTTCTGCCTCAAGACAAAGGAGATTCAAGCGGTTTATGTGCGCCAGGGACTGGGACAGCTGGTGGCTGCAAATGATGGCTAAGCGAGAGAAGAAGAAGGGGGAAGAGGGACGTTTGATATATTTCTTGGTGCTTCATGTCTCATGTTTCACAGTGAGGAAGTGAAATGGAATTGAAGAATAAACCTGAGAACCAGAGGAGAGGAGACATACGGATAAAACCGAACTTCTAAATCTGATGTTACTAGTTGCATTTGTTTCTTCACAGCCCTCTTAAGCACTTTTAGGGCCCATGTCTCTGAATGAAACACATTGTACCATATATTGgaaatgtttgtatataaaatatcataacacattttcaaaattcagCTGTTTTTGATTGATGTTGCACTCAATGGTCTTCATTTCACCTTGGTGACAAATTTGGAGAAGCAGCTTGATTCTGGCTACAGTGAAAAGCAAATTTCAATGCGCATGTACAAGAATTTAACCTTTTGTGTGATTATACACATAATCAGCCCCCAAAGAGCTGtccaatcttttttttctttttttttttttctttccaaaatCCAACTTGTTGATCTGCAAAGCACTGACGCCAACTTGCTacctcaaaattttgacatatCTGGCTAAGAATGCTTTGATTAAGGCAAGAGTGTACGGTCACCACACAACCTCTCCTCTCAGTGATCTCCATTTCAGTATATCCAAAGGAAACCGGCAGCGTCCTGAAAGACATATAAGACATGTAAATAATCATTTCACTGTGTCTGTTGTTGAATACATGGGCAATCTGACAGAAATTGGGGTCCTACGATTCTTTATCAATGAGAACTCTAGATTGTTTCTCTTCATGTTGAGCTACTCAATGTTCTTGACACAAAAGTGGACAATGATGGCTGGTGGCATAGCCGATAGCGGAAATCATATCAGTGTATGTAGTCTTTGGATTGCATGTAAACCAATGCAGTACTTCGTCAGAACTGTTTAATCGTTACTTTTACTGTTCCGATTAGGCCACATCCTGGGCTATGAAGTAGACCAAATAACCGAACGGAATCAAATGTTGTCGCAGAGAATTtctttagtttttatttctaCATTTCTGTCCAAGTTGCCTTTTTCTTATTTGTTACTCTTCATGTACCTGTGTGTATGCTGTTCAATGTGCTTGCTCTGGTGCCCTCCATTTGCCAGCAATGTGCAGTAATATGGGGGGTGATCTGGGCTCTGGCTCTGTACTGAAAGAAGTAAACTGAATTGTTTTTTACAAGCCTTTTTTGGTGactttttattgtattaaattTGGGTTGAAAACCCTCTAAATTAAGTCATGAAGTTAAAGATATCTGTTTTCTTTAAACATGTTCGTTTTCGGCTCTTTCTAAAGGGAACCACAATGAGATTCTCTAAAATTTAAGAAATTTCTTAGAAATTCATCATCGGTTCCTTCTGAAATTTCCATATTGGTTTTTTGAATGGCAGTTTTTGGATTTGAGTCAAGTCTGGTTAACTTTATTTCAAGagataatgttttgtttaaccTAAAATACCTTAGTCTTGCATTTTGAAGctgctgtatttttaaaaaggctTACTAAGAAGTTGCTATTAAAGGACTGCAACAGTTTGTAAAGCATTTGAACCCTTGTGTTAGTTGTAGTACTTTTTAGAGACTTTTCAGCAACTAATTtgagtttttaaaacattaaagtcTTCTGAAGTTACCACAGACTttatttcactcaaaaaaataagaaCTCCCTTTCTAAAAAACAGCTGGAAATGGCTGAGGAAACGAATGCCTCGAAAATGCACGTTTTTATCCGGGTTTTGTGGACTACCAACGAATGGCCTAATTCATTAAACGAGAagaacaaatgtataaaacattatttacacaGGAGTTTGTTTTTCTAGTTTTTCAGAAATAAGCCCCAACCTATGAAAATTATCAActctttaacatttttttttttttttattaaaggtaaaaaaattcacatttttaattttgaatatactaaAAATCGGATGTATTAGCATAGCGATCTTTATAACGAACACTGAAACTTgtgaatgttttaaaattacttACACCATGTTATTTGTTatcaccttaaagggttagttcacccaaaaatgaaaattctgtaatttattacttgccctcatgccgttccacacccgtaagaccttcgttcatcttcggaacacaaattaagatattttagttgaaatccgatggctcagtgagccctgcatagggagcaatgacatttcctctctcaagatccataaaggaactaaagacatttaaatcagttcatgtgagtacagtggctcaatattaatattataaagagacgagaatatttttggtgcgctaaaaaaaataacgacttataaagtgatggccgatttcaaaacactgcttcatgaagcttcggagcaatgaatcagtgtatagaatcatgattcagatcgcgtgtcaaactgccaacggctgaaatcacgtgactttggcgttatgaacagcagattcgatacactaaTTCATTGTGATCCGAATCATCCTGAAGTAATATTGAACCAcgtgtactcacatgaaccgatttaaatatgtttttagtacctttatggatcttgagagaggaaatgtcattgctccctatgcaggcctcactgagccatcggatttcaactaaaatatcttaatttgtgttccgaagatgaacgaaggggtgtggaacggcataagattgagtaataaatgacagaattttcagttttgggtgaactaaccctttaacataagagtttagttttttttaaaaacaaaatataaccaaaatgcaattttaacGGAAACAAACAGTGGGGTAGAGTTTCTTAAATTGGTTAATGGACGGGTCCTGAATAATTTGTATTAGATTGACGTTGGATATCGGCCAATAACGTGTTCCCATCAGACGGCCTTGGGACAACTCTCCAGCCAATGAGCGCTCAAAAGGGGCGGACCGATGACGCAAAGGCAACAGGTTGTTTCGGAAAAAACGCACTGACAGTTTTGCATGGACTATTCATCCTCGTTCTCAACTAGGAGTTTTTTATATCGACTAAACCTAGAAAGGGCTTCTTTATTATTTTGCGCTTTCTGAAGGTCATTGTTAAGGGTTTCGGAAATCAGGTAAGCATAAGGAATGTCTTTGTTTACTCAGCTGTGTATATTTGCCTTgggctttttgtttttgttgctgttCATGGCTGCGGGTTTGTGTCCAGCCTTTGAGTTCTTATAATCCATAATCACATGGCTTCAAATTTACGCTCAAGTTCTGCTGAGCGAAGCAGATAAACACCTGTTGCTTTGTGTTTGAGGGCTGCAGGCTGGATTACTGTGAAGATGCGCTGGTCAAGGTTGACTCAGaaatataataaagtaattatgaatTTGATCTACTGGGATCTCACCGGGACCGATCGGCATCATTTCTGTGAATTGTTTGTAGACAATATTGCCCATCCCATATGAGTGGAAGGGGTTTTCGGTCTCAAATAGCCTATTGTATCTGTGTACCTTTGTTTCTGTCTCTTCAACAAACTCAGAGGACAACACAACTAATCAATGAATCCAAATTGTAGCCATAAAATCTTAACTGtattattaatgtaactttaaccctgtatatttaaataacatGTTGGTTTCGATCCCACCGATACTGACTGACTTGCTGGGTGGGTGTGACGCAATTTACAGGACTgaaccaaaaaaagaaaaaaaagtttcattctGCATTTTGCCTGTGCTTCCTCATCTCTCTCAAGTCTATGAATATCCGTGAGTAGAGAAACGTAGGGACAAAAAGAGCTCCTGAAAAAAAGTGCCTGTCTcagtgtaatttaatattttgctcTTGGTTATTTCCAACTCTGTTTAATAGAACATACTTGTAAAGGACACAATAACACAAACCTAGCTTCAAACCCAAATTAGGCTATCCTGTTCCTTATAGTACAATAAACtggcaaataaaatataaacaataaaataattgcaCCGAGTAAGTGCACAACCTATGAGTCGTAGTCCTCATTGGCAAATGTATGGATAGTATTTTGCTCATGCCTACTGTTCAAAACAGTTTCTCAAATgagtattgttttgttgtttattagCTTGTTTATCAATTCATCAAGCTACAGTATTTTGTCAACAAAAACTAGTCAAAAGCTATCATATTACTCAGTTGGAGAATTAGAGTGACAATAAGCAGAAAACTTGCTTATATCCAGTTATGACAGAGTTCCCGATATAAGCTTAAATAATCGGGATTGGCTGTTACAGGATAAGAAAACCATAATCCTAAAAGGAGCATCACTAGTCTCCTTTTGAGAGTActgcttttttcttttataaatatgcccTTTTATTTCTTCCATACTGTCATAGCAacatgttgtgttgtgttgtgtttattATTCTTTACCTATTATACACATTAGCCTTGTCCAATGGCCCCAAAAAGCAGTTGGCTGtggcactctaaaaaaatgtctaaaatggCATTAGATTACTAAATATCAAAGTTGCATTTGTATTAAAGAAAggtagcacacacacacttttcaagcaaaacataaattaatatttgtacTCTTCAGATTGAAGAGAAAAAATATTTAGACAATTTCTGGTTGTCACATGTTTGTGGAACATGTTCATGTGGTTATTCTGTTAGGTCACCTGTgtaaacttttaaaagtaatttaaaaaatggcttCGAAAAATGTTATAAGTTAATTAGAAAAATGGCATAGCATGATTTTCAGATAGCACAGATACCACTTGGTTAAGAGTCTATTTTTTGGGGCCTGTGTAAATTCATTTACACCATGTTTGGTGACAGTTTGGAACTATTGAAAAGTAAAAGTTGTATTTGGGCTAAAGACTGTGTTGTCATAATTGGCAAAATATTTTCCCCATTGTAGTGTCAACCAAGACAAAGCCAGCTAGTGTCAAACATAAAGTACCCTCAggatacatttaattttaaagagAGTGAAAACAGATACAACTCAAACAAATCTGTTTTAGGTTTTTGTAGCAAGAAGCTACCaaccaaaaaaagaagaaaagtgcAGCCGGGTGAGTCATGTTAGCGTACAATATATTAATACAAACCTGAAGAATCTGTTGTATTGGTCATTTATAACATACAGTgcatacagtgtgtgtgtgtttgtgtttgtatgtgtgtggttcaggtattCCCTATGTTATGTCCCTAAGGATAGTAATACCAGAAATCTTTGATCTTGTGGGGGCATTTTTAGTCCcatcttataaatcatactaaatgatctttttttggaagaaaaaaaaaaaagttttcaagtgagggttgtgtttagggttagggcatagaatatacagtttgtacagtataaaaagcAAATTGTCTATATAAAATCCTCAtaaaaaatgtgtatgtgtgtgggtacacatttacataatgttttttatgtgtCTATAGAGTCATAGATACtgagaattttatttttagaaatttgAGTGTGGTTTGAGTGTTGTGTCACTTTCCAGGTAATTCACTGATAAAAGGAATCAAAGGAAAAAGGAAGTAAATCCAAATTATTTGAATTTAACgtcacatgaaatgaaaatcctCTCTATCTATATTCTCAATGCTTGTTATAGATCTTAATGTGAACAATTCATTCATAGATAACTGGACCTTCCTTTGGTGAAAATGACAAGcttctctctggtgacgtaTGCCAGATCTTTGTAATCATTTAGTCTGCTTAAACCCCATCATGCAAGCTCACGTTCATCTGCCTTCATCTCTTTTTGTGCAAGCAAGTGTTCGtcctacacttttttttttttttttttcaataatcaGTTACACTTGGATGTTTGAtacaatac encodes:
- the pygo2 gene encoding pygopus homolog 2 isoform X2, with the protein product MKSPEKKKRKSNAQGAAFSHLSEFAPPPTPMVDHLVASNPFDDDFGPPSRSGGGGGPGGASFLPSPGAGGGGYGGPGRMGGGMGFMGGPGGPGGGQPGRRPPFGPPTPNAGPHHPLGFGGMTGFGGGGGGGGGGGGFPPGGPSQFNMPPNFSPPMHPGQGFNPMLSPGGMGGGPGGGGGPPHPRFGMPQQQPPHGQGGHPFNSPPLPGGPGPRGPPHGPMNPMGGMGGGMNMMGMGGGGGGGNMVGGHPGMPPQGQFPPPQDGPYPGSSPPVGEEGKNFGGGPPVPSQQQPPNLNPSGPPSNNATPGPSPAPGPPQPGGGFPGHPDVPQPNPNTPGQPQSAPQPPNPNSSPTGPLNGPQPQQAPTNQHPPPNSTGGPGSNTPSNQQQPTPPNSAPGSASYNQQNNTPGGPLPNQPPNSNQNNLNNSSGGNTPGSNPNPPSNSNSTPNTQSPLPSGPAPPSAGPGSGPPKLGGGMVFPCGLCLSEVHDDQEAILCEASCQRWFHRDCTGLTEPAYGLLTRESAAVWACDFCLKTKEIQAVYVRQGLGQLVAANDG
- the pygo2 gene encoding pygopus homolog 2 isoform X1, producing MAGQQAGQSQGKRGKGSQMKSPEKKKRKSNAQGAAFSHLSEFAPPPTPMVDHLVASNPFDDDFGPPSRSGGGGGPGGASFLPSPGAGGGGYGGPGRMGGGMGFMGGPGGPGGGQPGRRPPFGPPTPNAGPHHPLGFGGMTGFGGGGGGGGGGGGFPPGGPSQFNMPPNFSPPMHPGQGFNPMLSPGGMGGGPGGGGGPPHPRFGMPQQQPPHGQGGHPFNSPPLPGGPGPRGPPHGPMNPMGGMGGGMNMMGMGGGGGGGNMVGGHPGMPPQGQFPPPQDGPYPGSSPPVGEEGKNFGGGPPVPSQQQPPNLNPSGPPSNNATPGPSPAPGPPQPGGGFPGHPDVPQPNPNTPGQPQSAPQPPNPNSSPTGPLNGPQPQQAPTNQHPPPNSTGGPGSNTPSNQQQPTPPNSAPGSASYNQQNNTPGGPLPNQPPNSNQNNLNNSSGGNTPGSNPNPPSNSNSTPNTQSPLPSGPAPPSAGPGSGPPKLGGGMVFPCGLCLSEVHDDQEAILCEASCQRWFHRDCTGLTEPAYGLLTRESAAVWACDFCLKTKEIQAVYVRQGLGQLVAANDG